In one window of Vulpes vulpes isolate BD-2025 chromosome 1, VulVul3, whole genome shotgun sequence DNA:
- the FUT9 gene encoding 4-galactosyl-N-acetylglucosaminide 3-alpha-L-fucosyltransferase 9 isoform X2 — protein sequence MTSASKGILRPFLIVCIILGCFMACLLIYIKPTNSWIFSPMESASSVLKMKNFFSTKTDYFNETTILIWVWPFGQTFDLTSCQAMFNIQGCHLTTDRSLYNKSHAVLIHHRDISWDLTNLPQQARPPFQKWIWMNLESPTHTPQKSGIEHLFNLTLTYRRDSDIQVPYGFLTVSTNPFVFEVPSKEKLVCWVVSNWNPEHARVKYYNELSKSIEIHTYGQAFGEYVNDKNLIPTISTCKFYLSFENSIHKDYITEKLYNAFLAGSVPVVLGPSRENYENYIPADSFIHVEDYNSPSELAKYLKEVDKNNKLYLSYFNWRKDFTVNLPRFWESHACLACDHVKRHQEYKSVGNLEKWFWN from the coding sequence ATGACATCAGCATCCAAAGGAATTCTCCGCCCATTTTTAATCGTCTGCATTATCCTGGGCTGCTTCATGGCATGTCTGCTCATTTACATCAAGCCCACCAACAGCTGGATCTTCAGTCCAATGGAATCAGCCAGCTCAGtgctgaaaatgaaaaacttcttcTCCACCAAAACTGATTATTTTAATGAAACTACTATCCTCATTTGGGTGTGGCCATTTGGGCAGACCTTTGACCTTACATCCTGCCAAGCAATGTTCAACATCCAAGGATGCCATCTCACAACAGACCGTTCTCTATACAACAAATCTCATGCAGTTCTGATCCATCACCGAGACATCAGTTGGGATCTGACTAACTTACCTCAGCAGGCTAGGCCACCCTTCCAGAAATGGATTTGGATGAACTTGGAATCACCAACTCACACGCCCCAAAAGAGTGGTATTGAACACCTCTTCAACTTGACTCTGACTTACCGCCGTGACTCAGATATCCAAGTGCCTTATGGCTTCTTGACGGTGAGCACAAACCCCTTCGTGTTTGAAGTGCCAAGCAAAGAGAAGTTAGTGTGCTGGGTTGTAAGTAACTGGAACCCTGAGCATGCAAGGGTCAAGTATTACAATGAGCTAAGCAAAAGCATTGAAATCCATACATATGGGCAAGCATTTGGAGAGTATGTGAATGATAAAAATTTGATTCCTACCATATCTACTTgcaaattttatctttcttttgaaaactcAATCCACAAAGATTACATCACAGAAAAGCTCTACAATGCTTTTCTAGCTGGCTCTGTACCTGTTGTTCTGGGGCCATCTAGGGAAAATTACGAGAATTATATTCCagcagattcattcattcatgtggaaGATTATAACTCTCCCAGTGAGCTAGCGAAGTATCTGAAAGAAGTTGACAAAAACAATAAGTTATACCTTAGTTACTTTAACTGGAGGAAGGATTTCACAGTGAATCTTCCACGATTTTGGGAATCACATGCATGCTTGGCTTGTGATCATGTGAAAAGGCATCAAGAATATAAATCTGTTGGTAATTTAGAGaaatggttttggaattaa
- the FUT9 gene encoding 4-galactosyl-N-acetylglucosaminide 3-alpha-L-fucosyltransferase 9 isoform X1 — translation MWGSIPGPWDHDLSRRQKLNRLSHPEKIMTSASKGILRPFLIVCIILGCFMACLLIYIKPTNSWIFSPMESASSVLKMKNFFSTKTDYFNETTILIWVWPFGQTFDLTSCQAMFNIQGCHLTTDRSLYNKSHAVLIHHRDISWDLTNLPQQARPPFQKWIWMNLESPTHTPQKSGIEHLFNLTLTYRRDSDIQVPYGFLTVSTNPFVFEVPSKEKLVCWVVSNWNPEHARVKYYNELSKSIEIHTYGQAFGEYVNDKNLIPTISTCKFYLSFENSIHKDYITEKLYNAFLAGSVPVVLGPSRENYENYIPADSFIHVEDYNSPSELAKYLKEVDKNNKLYLSYFNWRKDFTVNLPRFWESHACLACDHVKRHQEYKSVGNLEKWFWN, via the coding sequence AAAAAATTATGACATCAGCATCCAAAGGAATTCTCCGCCCATTTTTAATCGTCTGCATTATCCTGGGCTGCTTCATGGCATGTCTGCTCATTTACATCAAGCCCACCAACAGCTGGATCTTCAGTCCAATGGAATCAGCCAGCTCAGtgctgaaaatgaaaaacttcttcTCCACCAAAACTGATTATTTTAATGAAACTACTATCCTCATTTGGGTGTGGCCATTTGGGCAGACCTTTGACCTTACATCCTGCCAAGCAATGTTCAACATCCAAGGATGCCATCTCACAACAGACCGTTCTCTATACAACAAATCTCATGCAGTTCTGATCCATCACCGAGACATCAGTTGGGATCTGACTAACTTACCTCAGCAGGCTAGGCCACCCTTCCAGAAATGGATTTGGATGAACTTGGAATCACCAACTCACACGCCCCAAAAGAGTGGTATTGAACACCTCTTCAACTTGACTCTGACTTACCGCCGTGACTCAGATATCCAAGTGCCTTATGGCTTCTTGACGGTGAGCACAAACCCCTTCGTGTTTGAAGTGCCAAGCAAAGAGAAGTTAGTGTGCTGGGTTGTAAGTAACTGGAACCCTGAGCATGCAAGGGTCAAGTATTACAATGAGCTAAGCAAAAGCATTGAAATCCATACATATGGGCAAGCATTTGGAGAGTATGTGAATGATAAAAATTTGATTCCTACCATATCTACTTgcaaattttatctttcttttgaaaactcAATCCACAAAGATTACATCACAGAAAAGCTCTACAATGCTTTTCTAGCTGGCTCTGTACCTGTTGTTCTGGGGCCATCTAGGGAAAATTACGAGAATTATATTCCagcagattcattcattcatgtggaaGATTATAACTCTCCCAGTGAGCTAGCGAAGTATCTGAAAGAAGTTGACAAAAACAATAAGTTATACCTTAGTTACTTTAACTGGAGGAAGGATTTCACAGTGAATCTTCCACGATTTTGGGAATCACATGCATGCTTGGCTTGTGATCATGTGAAAAGGCATCAAGAATATAAATCTGTTGGTAATTTAGAGaaatggttttggaattaa